In Clostridia bacterium, the genomic stretch CCATCCGGAGTTCAAGTCGCGCCCCAACAGGCCGCACAAGCTGTTCGCTTCGTTCATTAAGGCAGGCAAGGAGTATAAGAATAAATAATTTTACAGATAAAGAAGGTTTTATAATGTCAAGCAGAATAATAGTCGGCGCTCAATGGGGCGACGAGGGAAAAGGAAAAGTGATAGATATACTTGCTTCGCAGTCCGATATGGTCGTGCGCTCCCAGGGCGGCAACAATGCCGGACATACGGTAGTTGCCGATCACGAGGAATACAAGCTTCATATGGTACCCTCCGGCATTCTCTATAAGAACTGCGACTGCGTAATAGGCAGCGGCGTCGTCATCGACCCGAAGGAGCTCATCGCCGAGATGAACGCCATTAAAGAGCGCGGCGTATCGCTTGACCTTTTGAAAATTGACGCGCGCACGCACGTTATAATGCCGTATCACATCGTGCTCGACGCGCTCTCCGAGGGCGTTCGCGGCGATATGAAGATAGGCACTACGAAAAAGGGCATAGGCCCCTGCTATATGGACAAGGTCGAAAGAAGCGGCATAAGAATGTGCGACTTTACCGACGATGAGGAGTTCAAAAAGAAATTAAAAGAAAACCTTGACACGAAAAACAAGATCATCGTAAACGTATACGGCGGCGAGCCGCTCGACTTCGATAAGGTCTACGCGGAATATTCCGAATACGCGCGCCTGCTTTCGCCTTATGTGTGCGACACGTCCGTGCTCATTTACGACGCGATCAAAGCCGGCAAAAACGTGACCTTCGAGGGCGCGCAGGGTACGCTTCTCGATATAGACTTCGGCACATATCCCTTCGTTACGTCCTCTCACCCCGTGTCCGGCGGCGTATGCATCGGCGCGGGCGTAGGCCCCACGCTTATAGACGGCGTTTTGGGCATCATGAAGGCTTACACCACCCGCGTGGGCCTCGGCCCCTTCCCGACGGAGCTTTTCGACGAGACGGGCGAGTTTATCCGCAACCGCGGCGCGGAATTCGGCGCGACTACGGGACGCGCGCGCCGCACGGGCTGGCTCGATACCGTTATAGTAAGCTTCTCCGTCCGCGTGAACGGACTTACGGAGCTTGCCGTAAACAAGCTCGATACTTTAAGCGGCATAAAGACGCTGAAGGTCTGCACCGCATATGAGATAGACGGCGAGGTGACGAAGCACTTCCCCGCCGACCTTAAGACGTTCTCGCGCGCAAAGCCCGTATATACGGAGCTCCCCGGCTGGGACGAGGATATTACCGGCATAACGAAATACGAGGACCTCCCCGCGAACGTGAAGAATTACATTGAATTTATCGAGAAAGAATGCGGCTGCCGCGTATCCATGGTAGGCGTAGGCCCCGACAGAACGCAGAATTTATATAAGTAAACACTTCCCAAAAGAGATGTGCGCCCCGCCTTAACGCCAAGGCGGGGCGTTTTTTTCTTGCTTTGAAAGCAAAAAGAAACCTTAAAACTTCGTTTTAAGAATTCGATCCCCTGCCGGGGGCGTACTCTTCACAAAAGCGCTGCTTTTGAA encodes the following:
- a CDS encoding adenylosuccinate synthase; translated protein: MSSRIIVGAQWGDEGKGKVIDILASQSDMVVRSQGGNNAGHTVVADHEEYKLHMVPSGILYKNCDCVIGSGVVIDPKELIAEMNAIKERGVSLDLLKIDARTHVIMPYHIVLDALSEGVRGDMKIGTTKKGIGPCYMDKVERSGIRMCDFTDDEEFKKKLKENLDTKNKIIVNVYGGEPLDFDKVYAEYSEYARLLSPYVCDTSVLIYDAIKAGKNVTFEGAQGTLLDIDFGTYPFVTSSHPVSGGVCIGAGVGPTLIDGVLGIMKAYTTRVGLGPFPTELFDETGEFIRNRGAEFGATTGRARRTGWLDTVIVSFSVRVNGLTELAVNKLDTLSGIKTLKVCTAYEIDGEVTKHFPADLKTFSRAKPVYTELPGWDEDITGITKYEDLPANVKNYIEFIEKECGCRVSMVGVGPDRTQNLYK